TGTGTCTGTTGAgtaaaaggtttccacacctttataaggaataaggaatgtttcgttctcgcGTACGAGTTTCTACgttttaaccatttttagGGCCGGCAAGAAAGTGGGCCTAATAGTTATGGGCTTATTAGGCACCCAGAACATAAtgtgattttttaaatgattgaaATATGAATTGTAATCTAACGTTGATTTGTTATATGCAATTGAATGGCAGCAGCACATAATAAGAAAGAGTTCACACAATGATGGCCTCCGAATtccaagaaattaaagaagaacACACACAACGCTCTTGTTGCCTATGCATTTTCTTCATACCCATCAAGCCCATATAAAAGGCCATGCCCCATCTTCCCTttcaaacacacacacacacacacacaccacCACTACAAATGGCCTTCTCTAAATCCAAGTTCCTCACTCTCCTTATGCTCTTCTCCACCCTCCACCTTGCCTTCCCCAATCAAGAACCTCTCCACGTCCCCATTGCCCAGAGTGACATCGTCGGCCATCTTCTGCCTTACGCGCAGGACTGCTGCAATTTCGACCACACCGGGAATTGCGGCGGCGGAGTCGGTGTCggtggcggcggtggcggtgaCTACAACAACCCTCCTTGTGTGCAAAATGGAGGTGGGTGTGTGCAAAATGGAGGTGGGTGTGTGCAGAATCCAGGCAACAGATGCTGCAGTGGGTCGGGGTGCCAGGGTTCGTCGTGCCCATGGATGGGAGCGTGCCCGTCTTGTGGCTGTGTGAGAAGCAATGTGAAGGTTGAGGGGCAGGTTGAGGCTGATCACATCAGCAGTGAACCAATTAAGACATGAAGCTGAAGCTGAAGCTGAGTGAGGGAGTAGGATCATGTTCTTCATGTCCAACAACATTACTCCCATTAGTCAATAATAATGTCAAAGCTTGCAAATAAAAAGCTTCATGAAttcatgttcttcttcttcttcttattattatgataCCCACTTCAATTTCAATGCACAACTTTCCACTACGTATCCAACTTGATCAGTCACATTGCTTATAtactttgatttttatttcatttcaaaatgtCCACACGTGGTAGAAGTTCTTGGGAACATGGAATTCAAATACCCatttaatgatgatgaagatgtgTGATATAACAATGGAAAGGGGCCACTCAATTGCATCAACCAAGCTCTTCTTAGCTGTTAAGATGAGTTGCTATTCAGCTGTTGATGTGGACCTCCAATTAAGTTTTCATTAGTATCTACCAACTTTCATgcaactttattttcttctatcaGTTTCAGGGATCTAACAACTTAAGTCCACTtcttaataccatttgtaacaatccaagtcTATTGCCATTAGATATTGCTTACtttagtccgttacgtatcgttgtcaatttcacgattttaaaacgtgtctagtagggaaaagaatgttttgttcctctttcCAATCGATGAGGGATCCACATACAAGGAGAACTAAACATTTTGTTacaaggtgtgaaaaccttttccCGTGAGATTGATAACAATATGTAATGAActagagtggacaatatctactagcggtagattttgactgttacaaatagtatcagaggtTGTCACCGAACGGTGTGCAAGCTCGACACAGACCcccaaaaaaaatagattgTGGGATCTGTTGGTTGTAGACTAACGATAATAAGTAACGGGTCAAACGTGGGACCAAGATAAGATGGTAGCATCAGATGCAAATGCAGTAGGAAACTGAAAGGCATATGGATGACATGTTTGGTGAAATCAGTGGAAGCGATGTAAGGTTTGTCCATAGAGATTAGAGTGAGGTGAGAGACATTTGGGTTCATCCACCTGCCTGCACCACGCCGTCGGCACCCAACGTATGGCCGCAACAATCAAAATCCTTCACCTACTGGGCCCTCTCAAGTCCctgtcgtcttcttcttcttctttcctcttcttcttcagttctctttctctctctctctctctctctccgccATGGcctttctccttctccttttccTCTCCGCCTTCACTCATTCCGCCACTGCCACTCTCTCCGCCGACTACTACCGCAATTCCTGTCCTGCATTCTCTCAGATCATCCGCGACACCGTCACCAACAAGCAAATCACCACCCCGACCACCGCTGCCGCCACCCTCCGCCTCTTCTTCCACGACTGTCTCCCCAACGGCTGCGATGCCTCCATCCTCATCTCCTCCACCCCCTTCAACTCCGCCGAGCGCGACGCTGACATCAACCTCTCCCTCCCCGGCGACGCCTTCGACGTCGTCGTCCGAGCCAAAACCGCCCTCGAACTCTCCTGCCCCAACACCGTCTCCTGTGCTGACATTCTAGCCACCGCCACTCGCGACCTCCTCACTATGGTTGGCGGCCCGTACTACACCGTCTTTCTCGGCCGAAAAGACGCTAAAATTTCCAGAGCCGCCGCCATTGAAGGCACTCTCCCCAGGCCCTCCATGAGTGTCTCTGAAATCATTGGAATGTTCGGCTCCAGAGGATTTTCCGTTCAGGAAATGGTGGCGTTAAGCGGCGCTCATTCGATTGGCTTCTCGCACTGCAAGGAGTTCACGTCTGGGATCTTCAATTACAGCAAATCGCCGCCCTATGACAGCCATTATAACCCTAGATTCGCATTAGGGTTACAGAGAGCTTGCGCTGATTACCAGAAGAATCCGACTCTGTCCGTTTTCAACGACATTATGACGCCGAACAAATTCGACAACATGTATTTCAAGAATTTGCAGAAGGGGTTAGGGGTTTTGAAATCCGACGGCGGATTTTACAGCGATTCAAGAACACGGCCGTGGGTGGAGAAATACGCTGCAGATGAGAGAGCCTTCTTCGAGGCGTTTTCTCGAGCAATGGTGAAGCTCGGTGGCTATGGCGTCAAAGTGGGAAACCAAGGAGAAATTAGACGCAGGTGCGATGCCTTTAACTGATCTAAATTCGTGTTTGATTCCAATTTCGATTCTATACCcctcttttttattgtttatgaTTGATTATTATAAGATCCAAAGTAAAGTGAAGATATCGCCATTGTTCTGTTCCTtgttcatcaaaatcatgaatGAATCTTACGAGCATTCAactgaaatgaaataaacaaacCCACAGatcataattttaagaaatggaGTTCTTCAGATTGTAATGAACCAGAATTCTTTCACTTGGCATCTTCACtgggaagaaacaaaaaagggaccaagtgaagaagaacaagaagaaaaaggttTATTTTCACTAATATTCACAACccaaaatgattttttttttttaaatccaaaCTGTACAAATTCAGAACTCCGACGAGTTGGCGGAGGACCTATCCATTCCGTCGACCAGTCGACACCGAGTTTGGCTGCTGCTGGAAGAACCGGAGTCTAGCAGTTCCTCCCAATTCACATTCTCAGCTTCTTCCTCTCTGATTTTCATGGACTCCATGATCCTCTTCACCTTCTCTTGTAATCTTTCACTTCCGTTTTCCTCCACCGCCATGAAAACCTCCATTGCTCCGGCGGTTTTGGCCAGACCTTTGAACCGCAAATTACTGTAACTCAGTTCTAACAGAACCGCCACGCAACTCTCCCGTGTCGACTCGGAGTCCAACTCGTTCTCTCTTAACATACCCACTAAACATTCCACCGCGCCGGAGTTCAACAACGCCGCACGACCCTCGAAACACGCTGCTAAATTACACAATATCAGAAAAATCCGGCCGACCATGAGGCCGGATTTCACCATCCCGAGAAAAACCGGCACCGACCCAAGTTTCACTAGCTTCGAACGGTTGCTCTGAACTTGCGATAAGTGGTACAGAGCAAGAGCCGAGTCGTGTCGGGTCTGCTCCGAGTGGGATACCAACAGCCGTATCAATGACGGCAGAGCACCCAATACGCCGATCGCCGTCTTGTTGTCGTCGTCGAGAGCTAAGCTGAAAATGGCACCGGCGGCATGTTCTTGAACCTCCGGGGAACCCGTTTTAAGAATATCGATCAAATTGGGGAGAAATCCCGACCGTACGATCTTGACCTTGTTCATATTCTCTAAGGACAGATTCACAAGTGCTGCAACTGAATTCACCTGAATGCTGCTGTACCTTGAGACGATAAGAGACCGAAGAGCAGAGAGAATCAAAGGGGAACAGAGATAAAGCCTAGTGTCCTCTCGAATTCTCGTGATTTTTCTCAGCGTAACCACACCCTCTTCAATCTCAGTAACCTGAGGGCTTTTGAGCTTCGCGAggatctcttcttcttcagtgGAGTTCAGAGTAGAGATCTCACTTTCAGAGGAAGAACTCGGTCGAGTCGCGAGAGGAAGGGGCAGACTCGGAACGGCGGCGACAGATTGATCGGAGCTCGAGTAGAAATGAGATTCCCGACGAGTGACATCGGTGGCGGTGTGGTTGAATCGAACCACAGGATTCTCTGCAACCCCTTGAATCAATTCTTCATCGCTTTTCCTGTGGTCTGCCATGAACTTACCAACGAGCTTTTCGGCGGAGGAGAAATCGAGTGGCTTTGGGGGTTCAGAGGAGGAGTTTTTACACCAGTTGAAAATGGTAGATTTCAGAGCCAGATTCGGGATTACAGAGGTGAAATCCGGCTTCGAACCATCTAACAAAGTCGGCTTGAAGCCTAAATCTTTACAAACTTGAACACAGGCGGCCTCGAATGTGTGGCCAGAGGAGACAATTACAGGGTCCGCCATTAAAGACCCCGAAATGGGACAGAGCAATTCTTTCGGTATTTCCTTCAATTGGGGTTTGGACGAAAATGGGGAAGAAGACGACCGACTGAAGATCCGCCATTTCCGTGTAGGACTACTGGTTATCTCTGAA
This genomic window from Cucurbita pepo subsp. pepo cultivar mu-cu-16 chromosome LG01, ASM280686v2, whole genome shotgun sequence contains:
- the LOC111802295 gene encoding peroxidase 31-like, with amino-acid sequence MAFLLLLFLSAFTHSATATLSADYYRNSCPAFSQIIRDTVTNKQITTPTTAAATLRLFFHDCLPNGCDASILISSTPFNSAERDADINLSLPGDAFDVVVRAKTALELSCPNTVSCADILATATRDLLTMVGGPYYTVFLGRKDAKISRAAAIEGTLPRPSMSVSEIIGMFGSRGFSVQEMVALSGAHSIGFSHCKEFTSGIFNYSKSPPYDSHYNPRFALGLQRACADYQKNPTLSVFNDIMTPNKFDNMYFKNLQKGLGVLKSDGGFYSDSRTRPWVEKYAADERAFFEAFSRAMVKLGGYGVKVGNQGEIRRRCDAFN
- the LOC111802278 gene encoding U-box domain-containing protein 40-like is translated as MEFQEGLMKFMVHRHTQPIWAFEKNSPSVAVSEITSSPTRKWRIFSRSSSSPFSSKPQLKEIPKELLCPISGSLMADPVIVSSGHTFEAACVQVCKDLGFKPTLLDGSKPDFTSVIPNLALKSTIFNWCKNSSSEPPKPLDFSSAEKLVGKFMADHRKSDEELIQGVAENPVVRFNHTATDVTRRESHFYSSSDQSVAAVPSLPLPLATRPSSSSESEISTLNSTEEEEILAKLKSPQVTEIEEGVVTLRKITRIREDTRLYLCSPLILSALRSLIVSRYSSIQVNSVAALVNLSLENMNKVKIVRSGFLPNLIDILKTGSPEVQEHAAGAIFSLALDDDNKTAIGVLGALPSLIRLLVSHSEQTRHDSALALYHLSQVQSNRSKLVKLGSVPVFLGMVKSGLMVGRIFLILCNLAACFEGRAALLNSGAVECLVGMLRENELDSESTRESCVAVLLELSYSNLRFKGLAKTAGAMEVFMAVEENGSERLQEKVKRIMESMKIREEEAENVNWEELLDSGSSSSSQTRCRLVDGMDRSSANSSEF